A genome region from Candidatus Alcyoniella australis includes the following:
- a CDS encoding HEAT repeat domain-containing protein — translation MIPEARWIGRAAIRASLFVAILALLLCGCSTPADKLIARANDPDPVVRLRAVWSLGGLDPRQENVLQALINALADEDKHVKIAACRQLGAIGPQAATAVPHLLLCLRNEDPLIRRYTAWALGNMGHAARPAVPELAGLLVDREGKVRGEAAQALGRLGPYSLPALRPLIELAICDEDPARLVAINALGSIGPEARAAAPALKTLRRHWDPEVRDAAFKALSQIIP, via the coding sequence ATGATCCCTGAGGCGAGATGGATTGGCCGCGCCGCGATCAGGGCGTCGCTATTCGTAGCGATCCTGGCGCTGCTGCTATGCGGCTGCTCGACCCCGGCGGACAAGCTGATCGCCCGCGCCAACGACCCCGACCCGGTGGTGCGGCTGCGCGCCGTGTGGAGCCTCGGAGGGCTGGACCCGCGGCAAGAGAACGTGCTGCAAGCGTTGATCAACGCGCTCGCCGACGAGGACAAACATGTAAAGATCGCCGCCTGCCGCCAACTGGGCGCCATCGGCCCCCAAGCCGCAACAGCCGTACCGCACCTGCTGCTGTGCCTACGTAACGAAGATCCGCTGATCAGACGCTACACAGCCTGGGCCCTGGGCAACATGGGGCATGCAGCTCGACCGGCAGTGCCCGAGCTGGCCGGGCTGCTCGTTGACCGCGAGGGCAAGGTGCGCGGCGAGGCGGCCCAGGCGCTGGGTCGTCTGGGACCGTACTCCCTGCCGGCCCTACGACCGCTGATCGAGCTGGCAATCTGCGACGAAGATCCCGCGCGATTGGTCGCGATCAACGCCTTGGGCTCGATCGGACCCGAGGCTCGCGCGGCCGCCCCCGCCCTCAAGACCTTGCGCCGCCACTGGGACCCCGAGGTGCGCGACGCGGCCTTCAAGGCGTTGAGCCAAATCATTCCCTAG
- a CDS encoding LysR family transcriptional regulator codes for MEVKTKVWIEDDKGHVVFGGGRMKILQAVQDLGSLNKASKALKMSYRAAWGKIKTTEERLGLKLINSQIGGGSRGGSQLTAEGLALLDKYNTLQSELRDISNKYFDDLFNH; via the coding sequence TTGGAAGTCAAGACCAAAGTATGGATCGAGGACGACAAGGGACACGTGGTCTTCGGCGGCGGCAGGATGAAAATCCTGCAGGCCGTGCAAGATCTGGGATCCTTGAACAAGGCCTCCAAGGCACTGAAAATGAGCTACCGCGCGGCCTGGGGCAAAATCAAAACGACCGAGGAGCGACTGGGACTCAAGCTGATCAACTCGCAGATCGGCGGGGGATCCAGAGGCGGCTCGCAGCTCACCGCAGAGGGTCTGGCCCTGCTGGACAAGTACAATACCCTGCAAAGCGAGCTACGCGACATTTCCAATAAATACTTCGACGACCTGTTCAATCACTGA
- a CDS encoding substrate-binding domain-containing protein: MNRKLVYSLTIAVLAIVLALGVCVASAEEMRIKLATTTSTDNSGLLAYLLPEFEKASGYKVDVIAVGTGKAIRHGENGDVDVILVHAPAAEQAFVDSGFGVQRVGVMENDFIILGPADDPAGIKGLSVTEAFAKLAASGQPFISRGDDSGTHKKELLIWAKAEIEPKGDWYMEAGQGMGACLTIADEKKCYVLADRGTYLARKKGLDIVVLNEGDPLLANPYAIIAVNPAKHPHVNTKGAQSLIDWITSPAAQQLIGDFRVDDEVLFKPTAAAQK; the protein is encoded by the coding sequence ATGAACCGGAAACTTGTTTACTCGTTGACCATCGCCGTACTGGCGATTGTCCTGGCGCTGGGTGTGTGCGTGGCGAGCGCCGAGGAGATGCGGATCAAGTTGGCCACGACCACCAGCACCGACAACTCGGGGCTGTTGGCCTACCTGCTGCCCGAGTTCGAGAAGGCCAGCGGCTACAAGGTCGACGTGATCGCCGTGGGCACGGGCAAGGCGATCCGCCACGGTGAGAACGGCGACGTGGACGTGATCCTGGTCCATGCCCCGGCGGCCGAACAAGCATTCGTCGATTCGGGATTCGGAGTGCAGCGCGTGGGCGTGATGGAGAACGACTTCATCATCCTCGGGCCTGCCGACGATCCGGCGGGAATCAAGGGCCTGTCCGTGACCGAGGCGTTCGCCAAGCTCGCCGCGAGCGGCCAGCCGTTCATCAGCCGCGGCGACGACTCGGGCACCCATAAAAAAGAGCTGCTGATCTGGGCCAAGGCCGAAATCGAGCCCAAGGGCGATTGGTACATGGAGGCCGGCCAGGGCATGGGCGCCTGCCTGACGATCGCCGACGAGAAGAAGTGCTACGTTCTCGCCGACCGCGGCACCTACCTGGCGCGCAAGAAAGGGCTCGATATCGTCGTACTGAACGAGGGCGACCCGCTGCTGGCCAATCCCTACGCGATCATCGCGGTCAATCCGGCCAAGCATCCGCACGTCAACACCAAGGGCGCGCAGTCGCTGATCGACTGGATCACCAGCCCCGCGGCGCAGCAGCTGATCGGCGATTTCCGCGTGGACGACGAGGTGCTGTTCAAGCCCACGGCCGCAGCGCAGAAGTAA
- a CDS encoding ABC transporter permease encodes MNDWSTGVIQALHLLFSGDPQLWTIVWTSLWISLCSTLLASCAGVPAGVLLALRDFRGRETLISVLHTMLALPTVVIGLFCYVFISRQGPLGEHNLLFSPAGIIIGQTLLIFPIVVTFSHSALAAVSRDVRATALTLGAGAARASLSVVNEARFGIMAALTAAFGRAIGEVGISMMLGGNIKGFTRTITTAIALETSKGEFALGLGLGVVLIAFALTINLTTRRLGKQGS; translated from the coding sequence ATGAACGATTGGAGTACGGGGGTCATTCAGGCCCTGCATCTGCTGTTCTCCGGCGACCCGCAGCTGTGGACCATTGTCTGGACCAGCCTCTGGATCTCGCTGTGCAGCACGCTGCTGGCCTCGTGCGCCGGCGTGCCCGCCGGAGTGCTGCTGGCCCTGCGCGACTTTCGCGGTCGCGAGACGTTGATCTCCGTGCTCCACACTATGCTCGCACTGCCCACGGTGGTGATCGGGCTGTTCTGCTACGTGTTCATCAGCCGCCAGGGACCGCTGGGCGAACACAACCTGCTGTTCTCGCCCGCCGGGATCATCATCGGCCAGACGTTGCTGATTTTTCCGATCGTCGTCACCTTCTCGCACAGCGCGTTGGCCGCGGTGAGCCGCGACGTGCGGGCCACGGCCCTGACGTTGGGCGCGGGCGCGGCGCGCGCATCGCTCAGCGTGGTCAACGAGGCGCGCTTCGGCATTATGGCCGCGCTGACCGCGGCCTTTGGCCGGGCCATCGGCGAGGTCGGAATTTCGATGATGCTCGGCGGCAACATTAAGGGCTTCACCCGCACGATCACCACCGCCATCGCCCTGGAGACCAGCAAGGGCGAGTTCGCCCTGGGCCTGGGCCTGGGCGTGGTGCTGATCGCCTTCGCCCTGACGATCAACCTCACCACGCGCCGCCTGGGAAAGCAGGGCAGCTGA
- a CDS encoding ATP-binding cassette domain-containing protein, with protein MNTVHEAAISVRKIEHLYGKQPALRIDELDVPQGKVTALVGPNGSGKSTLMLIAALLMRPTHGELRILGRPTDLGSDRFELRRSMTMVFQRPLLFRSSVADNVAYGLRCRSLRTQEREERVRQALELVGMQKLATRAARGLSGGEAQRVALARALVLETPLLLLDEPTVALDRDFRRELEQLLVQRCRDLGTTVVIATHERGFVRRVAQNVVYLDQGMIVDAPEMY; from the coding sequence ATGAATACCGTGCACGAAGCGGCGATCAGCGTCCGCAAGATCGAGCATCTGTACGGCAAGCAACCGGCGCTGCGCATCGATGAACTCGACGTGCCCCAGGGCAAGGTGACCGCGCTGGTGGGTCCCAACGGCTCGGGCAAGTCCACGCTGATGCTAATCGCGGCGCTGCTGATGCGCCCGACGCATGGAGAGCTGCGCATCTTGGGGCGGCCCACGGATCTCGGGTCCGATCGTTTCGAGCTGCGGCGCAGTATGACGATGGTCTTTCAACGGCCGCTGTTGTTCCGCTCCAGCGTGGCCGACAACGTGGCCTACGGCCTGCGCTGCCGCAGCCTGCGCACTCAGGAACGCGAAGAGCGCGTGCGCCAAGCACTGGAGCTGGTGGGTATGCAAAAACTCGCCACGCGCGCGGCCCGCGGGCTGTCCGGCGGAGAGGCTCAGCGTGTGGCCCTGGCCCGCGCCCTGGTGCTTGAAACCCCGCTGCTGCTGCTCGACGAGCCAACCGTGGCCCTGGACCGCGACTTCCGCCGCGAGCTGGAGCAGCTGCTGGTCCAGCGCTGCCGCGACTTGGGCACGACCGTGGTGATCGCCACCCACGAGCGCGGGTTCGTGCGTCGCGTGGCGCAAAACGTGGTCTACCTCGACCAGGGAATGATCGTCGACGCGCCCGAGATGTACTGA
- a CDS encoding thiolase family protein translates to MKEVWIVSAARTPIGSFGGVLKDKSAIELGVVAAKEAIKRAGVEPDVFQDVIAGQCMARSDELNMGRCIGLEAGLPFTVPGCTIQRQCSSSMQAMVFGGQQIMLEENDCVLIAGVEAMSRTPYVLYDMRWGARMWDKKVTDALMEGLADPLGHFMMGITAENLATKHNISREEQDELAYTSQTRAIAAIDAGRFKDEIVPVEVVTRKGTTIVDTDEHPRRGVTLEKLASLKPAFKKDGTVTAGNSSGINDGAAALVLMSPERAKELGCKPIAKLIGNAVAAVEPELMGYGPVPAVQKVLKKTGMDLKDMELIELNEAFAAQYLACEKLLGLDRDITNVNGSGVALGHPVGCTGIRIVISLLYEMARRDMSVGLASLCVGGGMGKAVIVERI, encoded by the coding sequence ATGAAGGAAGTGTGGATTGTCAGCGCCGCACGTACGCCCATCGGAAGCTTCGGCGGCGTACTAAAGGATAAGAGCGCCATTGAGCTGGGTGTAGTCGCGGCCAAAGAGGCGATCAAGCGCGCAGGAGTGGAACCCGACGTATTTCAAGACGTAATCGCCGGCCAGTGTATGGCCCGTTCCGATGAGCTGAACATGGGCCGCTGTATCGGCCTCGAGGCCGGTCTGCCCTTCACCGTCCCCGGTTGTACGATCCAGCGCCAGTGTTCGAGCTCAATGCAGGCGATGGTCTTCGGCGGCCAGCAGATCATGCTCGAAGAGAACGACTGCGTACTGATCGCCGGTGTCGAGGCCATGAGCCGTACGCCCTACGTGCTCTACGATATGCGTTGGGGCGCGCGGATGTGGGACAAGAAGGTCACCGACGCCCTGATGGAAGGTCTGGCCGACCCGCTGGGCCATTTCATGATGGGCATCACCGCCGAGAACCTGGCCACCAAGCACAACATCAGCCGCGAAGAGCAGGACGAGCTGGCCTACACCAGCCAGACCCGCGCCATCGCTGCGATCGACGCCGGCCGCTTCAAAGACGAGATCGTGCCGGTCGAGGTGGTTACGCGCAAAGGGACCACGATCGTCGACACTGACGAGCACCCACGCCGCGGCGTGACCCTCGAGAAACTGGCCTCGCTCAAGCCCGCGTTCAAGAAGGACGGCACGGTCACCGCAGGCAACTCCTCGGGAATCAACGACGGCGCCGCGGCACTGGTCTTGATGAGCCCGGAACGCGCCAAGGAGCTGGGTTGCAAACCGATCGCCAAGCTGATCGGCAATGCCGTGGCCGCGGTCGAGCCCGAATTGATGGGTTACGGACCGGTGCCCGCAGTGCAAAAGGTGCTCAAGAAGACCGGAATGGATCTCAAGGACATGGAGCTGATCGAGCTCAACGAGGCGTTCGCCGCGCAGTACCTGGCCTGCGAGAAGCTGCTGGGCCTGGACCGCGACATCACCAACGTCAACGGCTCGGGCGTCGCCCTGGGCCACCCGGTGGGCTGCACCGGCATCCGCATCGTCATCTCGCTGCTCTACGAGATGGCAAGACGCGACATGAGCGTCGGCCTGGCGTCGCTGTGCGTCGGCGGCGGCATGGGCAAAGCCGTGATCGTGGAGCGCATCTGA
- a CDS encoding efflux RND transporter permease subunit translates to MERCFSYVLRHRWVALIVLLLISLAAVASLRRAVFASSIGQMFLGEHPGYARYLERISEFGSDEVVLVAIEEDDALSSPGRQRLGRAVGAVRELPGVVRVRSLLDAQRVQGDAQSIWVRDYAALAEQDPGQIPQLIEQLTQDPFYGGLLVSDDGAHHAVIVQLQTEDDRPVEQTPELIQRILSAFTDAGYARESLHPLGAPVSFSSVVSESIANISTRLPLVAVLLLLTVWLMFRRMWPVLVTSLVAALASLWTMGFAVLLDPRVNILASMVPMVIMIIAFSDVVHLCSAYLLELGAGKSKSEAILHSGSDVGRACLMTSATTFVGFVSMSIVPAPIFRHLGLVLGFGVAVALLIAVTLVPILFSLIPQPKPWRRGAAGRVQDLLDRFLHGAAQLAAARPRTLIALFALLGLVAVYGMTRMHVETDFAKRLTYDHPLRVDARYFNAHFGGANSVDIYVDSGEIDGLLDPELIGLVAAYQRDLARLPGVTRVSSIVDLIAPLHAAIHYGQSAPGDLPRTRSALADDFQLLEIKGYNDLEQLIDFDRRRMRLTLQLPEEGVRATQEIGEQAARLGRQMLGEQADVEATGMLFLLGQWLGEIVAGQRRGLAFAVFTIALMMIIGLRSWRVGLWSMIPNLLPLAVLGGYLGLAWEQIDSDVLALMMIALGIGVDDTIHFLMRLRIEWKRHDDVEGALRSTFNFSGRGIVITTVILVVGFAPFALSDYLSVNMLGTLLPLTLIVALLADLLLLPALVKVGLLSFDERSQQ, encoded by the coding sequence ATGGAACGTTGTTTCAGCTACGTGCTGCGCCACCGCTGGGTCGCGCTGATAGTGCTGCTGCTGATCAGCCTGGCCGCCGTGGCATCGCTGCGGCGCGCGGTATTTGCCTCGTCCATAGGCCAGATGTTTCTCGGCGAGCACCCGGGCTACGCGCGCTACCTGGAGCGTATAAGCGAGTTCGGCAGCGACGAGGTGGTGCTGGTCGCCATTGAAGAAGACGACGCGCTGAGCAGCCCGGGCCGCCAGCGGCTGGGGCGAGCGGTCGGCGCGGTCCGCGAGCTGCCCGGCGTGGTGCGGGTACGCAGCCTGCTCGACGCCCAGCGGGTCCAGGGCGATGCCCAGAGCATCTGGGTGCGCGACTACGCCGCGCTGGCCGAGCAAGATCCCGGACAGATCCCGCAGCTTATCGAACAACTGACCCAGGATCCGTTCTACGGCGGCCTGCTGGTCTCGGACGACGGCGCGCACCACGCGGTGATCGTCCAGCTACAAACCGAGGACGACCGGCCGGTGGAACAAACGCCGGAGCTGATCCAACGCATCCTCTCCGCGTTTACCGACGCGGGCTACGCGCGCGAGTCGCTGCATCCGCTGGGCGCGCCGGTGAGCTTCAGCTCGGTGGTGTCCGAGAGCATCGCCAATATCAGCACGCGGCTGCCGCTGGTTGCCGTGCTGCTGCTGCTCACCGTGTGGCTGATGTTCCGGCGCATGTGGCCGGTGCTGGTGACCTCGCTGGTCGCCGCTCTGGCCTCGCTGTGGACCATGGGTTTCGCCGTGTTGCTCGATCCGCGAGTAAATATCCTGGCCAGCATGGTGCCGATGGTGATCATGATCATCGCCTTCTCCGACGTGGTCCACCTGTGCAGCGCCTACCTGCTTGAGCTCGGCGCGGGAAAAAGCAAATCCGAGGCGATCTTGCACAGCGGCTCCGACGTGGGACGCGCCTGCCTGATGACTTCGGCCACGACCTTCGTTGGTTTCGTCTCAATGTCGATCGTGCCCGCGCCGATCTTCCGCCACCTGGGGCTGGTGCTGGGCTTCGGCGTGGCCGTGGCGCTGTTGATCGCAGTGACCTTGGTGCCGATCCTGTTCTCGCTGATTCCGCAGCCCAAGCCCTGGCGCAGGGGCGCGGCCGGTCGCGTACAGGACCTGCTCGATCGCTTCCTGCACGGCGCGGCGCAGCTCGCCGCCGCCCGTCCGCGCACCTTGATCGCGCTGTTCGCCCTGCTGGGGCTAGTCGCGGTCTACGGCATGACCCGAATGCACGTCGAGACCGACTTCGCCAAGCGGCTGACCTACGACCATCCGTTGCGCGTCGATGCCCGCTATTTCAACGCACACTTCGGCGGGGCCAACTCGGTCGATATCTACGTTGACTCCGGCGAGATCGACGGATTGCTCGACCCCGAGCTGATCGGGCTGGTCGCCGCTTATCAACGCGATTTGGCGCGCCTGCCCGGGGTGACGCGCGTCTCCTCAATCGTCGACCTGATCGCGCCGCTGCATGCGGCGATCCACTACGGCCAGAGCGCTCCGGGCGACTTGCCGCGCACGCGCTCGGCCCTGGCCGACGACTTTCAACTGCTCGAGATCAAGGGCTACAACGATCTGGAACAGCTGATCGACTTCGACCGTCGCCGAATGCGCCTGACCCTACAGCTTCCCGAGGAGGGAGTGCGCGCAACCCAAGAGATCGGCGAGCAGGCCGCGCGTCTGGGACGCCAGATGCTTGGCGAACAAGCGGACGTGGAGGCCACGGGTATGCTGTTTCTGCTCGGCCAATGGCTGGGCGAGATCGTCGCCGGACAGCGCCGCGGCCTGGCCTTCGCCGTGTTCACCATCGCACTGATGATGATCATCGGCCTGCGCTCGTGGCGCGTGGGGCTGTGGTCGATGATCCCCAACCTATTGCCGCTGGCCGTACTCGGCGGTTACCTCGGTCTGGCCTGGGAGCAGATCGACTCCGACGTGCTGGCGCTGATGATGATCGCCCTGGGCATCGGCGTGGACGACACGATCCATTTCCTGATGCGGCTGCGCATCGAGTGGAAACGCCACGACGACGTGGAGGGTGCGCTACGCAGCACATTCAATTTCTCCGGCCGCGGGATCGTGATCACGACAGTGATCCTGGTCGTGGGATTCGCACCCTTTGCCTTGTCGGACTACCTAAGCGTGAACATGCTCGGCACCCTGTTGCCATTGACGTTGATCGTGGCGCTGCTCGCGGACTTGCTGCTTCTGCCCGCCCTGGTTAAGGTCGGATTGCTAAGTTTTGATGAAAGATCACAACAATGA